The DNA region caactattttactttcacgttGGCATAGTTATAATcatgaatacattgggaaatttaacattagttactatcaaaagatttttttgtgaagttagaaaattgtttttactttcattggttgttggaacaagccattttgagatagcaaaaagacgtgaacatattttctccacataggaggagggcagagccgaggttctccgtatggtagagaaggttggacacaatgTTATCTCCGCAAGGGAGGAAtgtggaggagattggacgcaaggttatctctccaagggagaaaggcggagcgaaagttctctccatggtcgaggaggttggacgcaaggttctctccataagggatgaaagcggagccgatgttttctccatggtggtcatacattgttgtgatgatacatcattgattagtatatcatgtaatatattttttattcaaattttttttgtgccaacatttttagtaattaaaaaactatgcagaaatgaaagtaatatacttggtttaatgtgtttatatagacagtTTCTAAATggtgataaataatatttttataacatacaAGAGTACATttaggtattaaaaaaaacttttaatagtaacatacataaaaaaatttgtaaatgaatataaatcattgtattataacaaaaataaaattgatatataacatataacaaattttaataaatttcatttcatttataaaactttaaacccgcacatcgggcggtcTTCATctagttaattataaaattagaatagTTTTGAAGTTTAGTGTAATAAGGTCGAATACGTTAGGGATGAAAATAAGTCATTAGTGTATTTTGCTCACAAGGAAGTCTGCTTTTATCTTAGCATCCCAAAGCTTAATTAGTACCTTATTTGCCACCATGACGCTAACCAACACTTGTGTTAAAGACTAGTTAGAGTagttagatatttaattttgtttttgttcttggttAGTTTTACCAAAATCCCTTATTTGTATAGaataccaagaaaaaaaaagtcaagaagGTTGGCTAAAGTCAACAGATGGAATCAGTTTAAAGAGTATAAAAAACGACACTCTACCTAAGTAAACTCATTCATCTATcaacttcctctgtttcaaacTCCATCTCACAGTGGAAATCATAGAAGATGACTAGCTCCGACCAATCTTCGTCGCACAACGTCTTCGTCTACGGGAGTTTCCAAGAACCAGCCGTCGTAGGTCTTATCCTCAAGTGCAGTCTGATCATCATCTCCGCTCAACTCCACGGCTAGTACGTCGTCACCTTCTCCGATTCCAATCTTCGATTTCTTCAAGATTGgttaaaatctgattttatgggttttgtttttgacagTCACTTGTATAGACTGAAGGGTCGTTTGCATCCATGTATATCTCCTTATGAGAATGGAGTAATCAACggcaaggttttttttttttttgtttccttcttttacaagaattggaagaaataaaaaaaacaattagggttttgaatcaCAAAAATCTGAAGAAATGGGTTGTTGCAGATACTAACTGGATTAACAGATGCTCGGTTAGAGAATTTAGATATGATTGAAGGAACTGATTATGTGAGGAAGACTGTTCGGGTTGTATTGACTGTAAGTTTTCTACTTGTAATAATTGTGTTCCTTTCATGATCTTGAGATTGCTTAAAGATTTAATCTTTCAGGACACTTGTGAGAAGGTGAATGTGGAAACATATGTATGGGCAAACAAGGATGATCCTGATATGTATGGAGAATGGGATTTTGAGGTTCATTCACAAGTTGTTGCTTCATCAAAATTTTAGTGAGGTGTTTTAAGGTTTTGTTGCTTAATGGTTTTGGTGAAATGTTGTGTGGGTTTGTTTGGTAGGAATGGAAGCGGCTTCATATGGAGAAATTCATTGAAGCATCAAAGGAGTTTATGGAATGGAAGAAGAATCCGGATGGGAGAAGTAGGGAAGAGTTTGAGAAGTTTGTACTCGCAGATCCTCCCACCCCGGCTTGAAGAATCTTATCTTATATGTATTGATCACTTTCAATTAATGCAAATAAATCAGTCTCATTACAAAGTTTAATAAGAGGCTTTGTGAGTTAGAAGCACAAAGAAGATGTTgatatcttatatttttgtttgtgaacaTTGATGAGTTGTATGTGAGTGTTGTTTCATCATTTTGAGTTAAAAGATTTTTGCGTTTGGTCTTTATTAGGATCGTCTCATCAATCAGCCAAATCAGATCTGAATCATGTGATATAGGTTTTAGTATCTCCGAAGAACAAGTGTAAAAGAATACTCAATAAGAACGATCTGTTTGACTACAGAGGTTGTAATCAACAACATCGGAATCGAAATAGTGTTTACAACTCTAGCCTCACCGGAATCACAGAGATCATATCAATCTCTCAAGCACATCACTTGTTACAACAATTCACAAATGAAGCATACGAAACACAAGAGACTCAACAGGTCTTCTTATTCGAATTCCCAACGGCAAAGCTTCCTTTCCATAAAAAGTCTTTGCTTTATTCTTTGACTTCTTCTGCATCCAAAGCCACGTCACCATTGACTTGTTGACCAgaccctttcttcttcctctaataCGTACGATGAATCGTATCAATACTCCTGTCGCCGAGAACGAGCTTGTCCCCAAGCTTGAAATTGGGAAACTGCTGAACAAAATCCTTCGAGGAAAGTCAAGAATCAAACTCCGGTCCTCGATCCTGCCACTTGATGAGAAATTCACGCACCCCAGTAGCTGAAAAACGCACCTCGAGAATCTTCTCAGGAAACCACAACTCTTCCTCAAGAACTTCAGGTGGCTCAGAACGATCCACCGTATAATCTTTACCCACGACAGCCTTTAACTGAGAAACATGAAATACATCATGAATGCGTGAAGTAGCAGGAAGTTTCAAACGATAAGCGACTGCCCCAATACGCTCCACAACCTCAAAAGGACCAAAGAATTTAGCAGCCAGCTTATGACAATTCCGACGAAAAACAGTCATCTGGCGATACGgttgaagtttcaaatataCCCAGACACCTACCACAAACTCAACCTCCCGACGCTTCTTATACGCAGACTTCTTCATGATCTCCTGAGCCCTCTGCAAATTGGCTTGTATGGGAGTCAGCATCAAATCATGTTCCCTTAGCTGAACCTCCAAATCCCAATTAGATGTAGACCCAACCTCAAATTTGAGTAAATAAGGAGGATCACAACCATACCTCAACTTAAAAGGAGATGTCTTAATCGCCGAGTGATAAGATGTATTATAAGAGAACTCAGCCCAAACCAGAAAACGATGCCATATGCAAGGGTGGCTAGAAGCAAAATATCGGAGATATGTCTCGAGACAACGGTTAAGAACTTCCGTTTGGCCATCCGTTTGAGGATGGTAAGCCGTACTATATTTTAACTTAGTACCGGACAGCCGAAACAGATCCTTCCACACTTCTCCTGTAAACACTCAATCCCTATCTGAAACAATGGATTTAGGAAACCCATGTAACCTCACAATCTCTACGATGAACTTACTAGCCACATCAAGAGCCTTGAAAGGAtgtttcaaacccaaaaaatgaGGCGCCTTGCTTAACCTGTCGACCACCACCAATATAACAATCACACCACCAGACATAGGTAAGCCTTCAATGAAATCCAAAGAATGATCCTCCCAAATAGCTGTGGGAATTGGTAGAGGCTGATGTAGCCCTGCTGGTGAAAGAGTCGAGTACTTATGTGTTTGACAAACAGAGCAAGCCGCAACATAACGTTGGATCTCTTTTCGAATACCCTCCCAATGAAAACAAGACTGCACCCGCTTTATAGTCTTTACAACACCAGCATGTCCACCCAACTGACTATCATGAAACTCATGAAGAATCACAGTAATAAAAACAGAGGACCTAGGCACCACGAGCCTAGTTTTGAACCACAATCTGCCTTCCCTCACCCGAAAATGAGATCCCTGGAAACTTCCTGAGTCAACCTGAGTAATGACCTTTTGAATATGAACATCCCCATCAATCTCTTTAAACAAATCCTGCAACTAAATAGCCGAAGGAACAGTCAGGGCCAACAACAACGCAGAAACCTGATGAGGAATCCTTGATAAACCATCAACAGCTTTATTTTCAATGCCCGGCTTATACACAATCTCCATAGCAAAACCTAACAAACGAGTTAACCACCTCTGATACTCCATATCAACCTCTTTTTGCTCCAATTAAAACTTAAAGCTACGCTGGTCATTATGAACTTCAAACTTGCGACCCAACAGATAATGCTTCCACTTCAACACTGCCATAACAATGACCATTAATTCCCTTTCATACATAGGCTTGAGCTGCTCCTTAGGAGTGAGACTGTGACTAAAATAAGCCAATGGCTTGGAGCAAAATCGCTCCCACTCCAGTACCCGACGCATCCGTTTAAATGATGAACACCTTTTCAAAGTTAGGTAAGCCTAGGACAGGAGCAGAGACCATAGCCTGCTTGAGACGCTCAAAAGCCTCTTGAGCAACTTCAGACCAAATAAACTGATCCTTTTTAAGTAAATCTGTCAGAGGCTTAGCAATGAAACCATAACCTTGAATAAATTTCCGATAATACCCGGTAAGTCCCAAGAACCCCCGCAAATGTTTGATGTTCACTGGTGTAGCCACTCCAACGACAGAGATAATGTGGCCTAGATATTCCACCTGTGGTACTCCAAATAGACATTTCTTGTGATTAGCAAACAACTTATTATCTTGCAACAAT from Camelina sativa cultivar DH55 chromosome 3, Cs, whole genome shotgun sequence includes:
- the LOC104779125 gene encoding protein AIG2 A-like, which gives rise to MTSSDQSSSHNVFVYGSFQEPAVVGLILKCSLIIISAQLHGYHLYRLKGRLHPCISPYENGVINGKILTGLTDARLENLDMIEGTDYVRKTVRVVLTDTCEKVNVETYVWANKDDPDMYGEWDFEEWKRLHMEKFIEASKEFMEWKKNPDGRSREEFEKFVLADPPTPA